The Puntigrus tetrazona isolate hp1 chromosome 16, ASM1883169v1, whole genome shotgun sequence genome includes a region encoding these proteins:
- the mrs2 gene encoding magnesium transporter MRS2 homolog, mitochondrial isoform X1, producing MEPCLRFVCRGSLRKVSMICWTWRTAKSSRSPFRRPLTSTCGQTHHGTLLLLRAQRRYLSCRQRGTDASQASLSSVAPVFVVMKFEPNGNVTSFEKKKTELYQELGLQARDLRFQHLTSITARNNAIIIRMESLKAVVTPRSLLVLDFRGLGLEKWLVLELGPQLAGDGNLATYSLPFEFRALEAVLQHRVSVLQTRLSEVQPQVLDCLESLVDPKLLSADRSKLHMLLLNSKSLSELETDIKVFKDSLLKILDEDELIDELCLTKWSDPQVFEESSLGIDHAEEMELLLENYFMQAEELGNKARELKDLIDDSESVIFINLDSHRNVMMRLNLQLTMGTFSLSLFGLMGVAFGMNLESSFEEDPRVFWLVTGFMFLGSGLIWRRLLSFLGRHLEPSSPPPIPPVWRKTQIGTLKATDIKPGLR from the exons ATGGAGCCGTGTTTGAGGTTCGTCTGTCGAGGGAGTCTCAGGAAAGTGTCGATGATATGCTGGACATGGAGAACCGCGAAGAGCTCAAGATCACCTTTCAGGCGCCCTCTCACATCGACATGTGGACAAACACATCACGgcacgctgctgctgctgagagCTCAGAGACGCT ACCTCTCATGTCGCCAACGAGGCACAGATGCATCCCAAGCGTCCCTGTCCAGCGTTGCTCCGGTGTTTGTTGTG ATGAAGTTTGAGCCCAATGGGAACGTGACCTCATTTG AAAAGAAGAAGACTGAGTTGTATCAGGAGCTTGGTTTGCAGGCAAGAGATCTGAGATTCCAGCACTTAACAAGTATTACAGCAAGGAACAATGCTATCATCATACGCATGGAG TCCCTCAAGGCAGTGGTGACACCGCGGTCTTTACTGGTCCTGGATTTCCGTGGTCTTGGTCTGGAGAAATGGCTGGTGTTAGAACTTGGGCCACAGCTGGCAGGAGATGGAAATCTGGCTACTTACTCGCTGCCCTTTGAATTCAGAGCTCTAGAAGCCGTTCTGCAACACAGG GTGAGTGTCCTGCAGACGCGGCTCAGTGAAGTTCAGCCTCAGGTTCTGGATTGTTTGGAATCGTTGGTGGACCCAAAGCTCCTCTCTGCCGACCGCAGCAAACTCCATATGCTCCTGCTTAATAGCAAGAG CCTCTCGGAGCTGGAAACAGACATTAAAGTGTTTAAAGACAGTCTGCTGAAGATCCTGGATGAGGATGAACTGATAGATGAGCTCTGTCTCACTAAATGGAGTGACCCGCAAGTGTT CGAGGAGAGCAGTCTGGGTATAGATCACGCCGAAGAGATGGAGTTACTGCTGGAGAATTACTTCATGCAGGCAGAGGAGCTGGGAAACAAAGCCCGAGAGCTGAAAGACCTCATCGATGATTCTGAAAGCGTCATCTTCATTAACCTGGATAG CCACCGTAATGTCATGATGAGACTGAACCTGCAGCTCACCATGGgaaccttctctctctctttatttggTCTGATGGGTGTAGCTTTTGGAATGAATTTAGAATCTTCTTTTGAAGAG gACCCGCGTGTGTTTTGGTTGGTGACCGGGTTCATGTTCCTGGGCAGTGGACTCATCTGGAGAAGACTTCTCTCTTTTCTGGGGCGGCATTTAGAACCCAGCTCTCCACCTCCT attcCCCCCGTTTGGAGGAAAACTCAAATCGGCACCTTAAAAGCGACAGACATTAAACCTGGACTTAGATGA
- the LOC122360802 gene encoding cleft lip and palate transmembrane protein 1-like protein: protein MFPSCYSKPKNGSQFKMSYTKVIFGVLVVYVLHTCWAIYGFIHTKPCDGSKGDSCVTSYLTVKPRLQLSIYSALDPGDETGYNLLFRVDKFDIHAKFERKASVAVPEMTHDNGTVHAVVFVHKSGVLPWKDSRHVRLVARLTSQMVPLQSGGREAPERQQIVSYWRSRLTLNVMNEDFTFNSASVPSDLRRYMKIVEDGKKEKKKFYLPLLLVDELRSRLHDLIEMNSTTKAVPLTISYDTITLRKFRIWIHIQAVIYSLKHFGFSEQNLDEIKAMFVESGLHVLALSVLVPAFHLSFEIFAFKNDIRFWREKKSLQLGNNVCCDNFVWRCFSTFVIFLHLLEEQSSWLILLPTGISALIELWKVKKVLALSPKFHDERMDDFERATEDYDSKAMKFLSYLMYPLCISGAIYSYLYLQNKSWYSWITNGLISGVYAFGFLSMVPQLFINYKLKSVAHLQVSIFMYKGLNTFISDMFSGVITTPGPHQLACFRDDVVFLIYLYQRRIYPVNKARSRDYGALHRKKPKGKPHED from the exons ATGTTCCCGTCGTGCTATTCCAAGCCCAAAAATGGCTCTCAGTTCAAGATGTCTTACACTAAAGTGATTTTCGGGGTGTTGGTGGTGTATGTCCTCCATACGTGCTGGGCCATATACGGCTTCATTCACACCAAACCCTGTGACGGCTCTAAAGGGGACAGCTGCGTTACATCTTACCTCACTGTCAAGCCTCGACTTCAG CTCAGTATCTATTCCGCTCTGGACCCCGGCGATGAAACTGGATACAACCTACTGTTCAGAGTGGACAAATTTGACATTCACGCCAAGTTTGAAAG GAAGGCGAGTGTCGCAGTTCCCGAGATGACCCATGACAATGGGACGGTCCATGCTGTGGTGTTTGTGCACAAGAGTGGAGTTTTGCCTTGGAAAGACAGTAGACACGTGCGGCTTGTGGCACGTCTTACCTCTCAAATGGTGCCTCTTCAGTCTGGCGGTCGTGAG GCACCAGAAAGGCAGCAGATTGTTTCATACTGGAGATCACGACTTACCTTGAATGTAATGAATGAAGACTTCACCTTCAACAGCGCTTCGGTGCCCAGCGACCTTCGCCGCTATATGAAAAT agttgAAGAtggaaaaaaggagaaaaagaaatttTATCTGCCACTGCTACTGGTTGATGAACTAAGAAGCAGATTACATGACTTAATA GAGATGAACAGCACCACAAAAGCAGTCCCTCTGACAATATCATATGACACCATTACCTTACGCAAGTTCAGAATATGGATCCACATACAAGCTGTCATATACTCACTCAAACATTTTG GCTTTTCGGAGCAGAATCTCGATGAAATTAAAGCCATGTTTGTTGAGAGTGGGCTACACGTCTTGGCTTTGTCCGTTCTGGTTCCTGCAttccat CTATCGTTCGAAATCTTTGCCTTCAAGAACGACATAAG GTTCTGGCGAGAAAAGAAGAGTTTACAGCTGGGGAATAATGTGTGCTGTGATAATT TTGTGTGGAGATGTTTCAGCACCTTCGTGATATTCCTCCATCTACTAGAAGAACAATCCAGCTGGCTGATTCTTCTTCCCACTGGGATCTCGGCTCTAATTGAG TTATGGAAAGTGAAAAAGGTCTTAGCGCTTTCACCCAAATTTCAT gATGAACGAATGGACGATTTCGAGCGAGCAACAGAAGACTATGATTCCAAG GCAATGAAGTTCTTGTCATATCTGATGTATCCGCTGTGTATCAGTGGGGCCATATATTCATACTTAtatctccaaaataaaag TTGGTATTCTTGGATAACAAATGGCCTTATTAGTG gTGTTTATGCGTTTGGATTTCTGTCAATGGTTCCTCAGTTATTCATCAACTATAAG TTAAAATCGGTGGCCCATCTGCAGGTGTCCATTTTTATGTATAAG GGCTTGAACACATTTATCAGTGACATGTTCAGTGGAGTAATAACCACTCCTGGACCCCATCAGTTGGCGTGTTTCAGAGATGATGTGGTCTTCCTCATCTACCTTTATCAGCGCAG GATTTACCCGGTGAACAAGGCCAGGTCACGTGATTACGGGGCACTGCACAGGAAGAAACCCAAAGGAAAGCCACACGAAGACTAA
- the LOC122360027 gene encoding ly6/PLAUR domain-containing protein 2-like — translation METLSSLLFLLLTVHSVNGLKCYVCASATTNQECNKNLQECQSPLDTCMTTVGTLGGVSAIAKTCSMSKLCTSAAAIASVDSNGNGMQVTCCNGNLCNYSGASSVTLHRWLLVLPLLLISLLFRQHA, via the exons ATGGAGACTCTTTCTAGTCTGCTCTTTTTACTTCTAACCGTACACTCAG ttaaTGGCCTAAAGTGTTACGTGTGTGCCTCGGCGACAACGAATCAAGAATGTAACAAAAACCTTCAGGAATGTCAGTCTCCTCTGGACACCTGCATGACCACTGTAGGCACGCTAG GAGGAGTTTCCGCCATCGCGAAGACGTGCTCCATGTCAAAGCTGTGCACCAGCGCCGCGGCCATCGCCTCTGTGGACAGTAATGGAAACGGCATGCAGGTGACGTGCTGTAACGGTAATCTGTGCAACTACAGCGGAGCTTCCAGCGTCACGCTGCACAGATGGCTGCTGGTGCTGCCGCTGCTCCTCATCAGCCTCCTCTTCAGACAGCACGCTTGA
- the mrs2 gene encoding magnesium transporter MRS2 homolog, mitochondrial isoform X2, whose protein sequence is MKFEPNGNVTSFEKKKTELYQELGLQARDLRFQHLTSITARNNAIIIRMESLKAVVTPRSLLVLDFRGLGLEKWLVLELGPQLAGDGNLATYSLPFEFRALEAVLQHRVSVLQTRLSEVQPQVLDCLESLVDPKLLSADRSKLHMLLLNSKSLSELETDIKVFKDSLLKILDEDELIDELCLTKWSDPQVFEESSLGIDHAEEMELLLENYFMQAEELGNKARELKDLIDDSESVIFINLDSHRNVMMRLNLQLTMGTFSLSLFGLMGVAFGMNLESSFEEDPRVFWLVTGFMFLGSGLIWRRLLSFLGRHLEPSSPPPIPPVWRKTQIGTLKATDIKPGLR, encoded by the exons ATGAAGTTTGAGCCCAATGGGAACGTGACCTCATTTG AAAAGAAGAAGACTGAGTTGTATCAGGAGCTTGGTTTGCAGGCAAGAGATCTGAGATTCCAGCACTTAACAAGTATTACAGCAAGGAACAATGCTATCATCATACGCATGGAG TCCCTCAAGGCAGTGGTGACACCGCGGTCTTTACTGGTCCTGGATTTCCGTGGTCTTGGTCTGGAGAAATGGCTGGTGTTAGAACTTGGGCCACAGCTGGCAGGAGATGGAAATCTGGCTACTTACTCGCTGCCCTTTGAATTCAGAGCTCTAGAAGCCGTTCTGCAACACAGG GTGAGTGTCCTGCAGACGCGGCTCAGTGAAGTTCAGCCTCAGGTTCTGGATTGTTTGGAATCGTTGGTGGACCCAAAGCTCCTCTCTGCCGACCGCAGCAAACTCCATATGCTCCTGCTTAATAGCAAGAG CCTCTCGGAGCTGGAAACAGACATTAAAGTGTTTAAAGACAGTCTGCTGAAGATCCTGGATGAGGATGAACTGATAGATGAGCTCTGTCTCACTAAATGGAGTGACCCGCAAGTGTT CGAGGAGAGCAGTCTGGGTATAGATCACGCCGAAGAGATGGAGTTACTGCTGGAGAATTACTTCATGCAGGCAGAGGAGCTGGGAAACAAAGCCCGAGAGCTGAAAGACCTCATCGATGATTCTGAAAGCGTCATCTTCATTAACCTGGATAG CCACCGTAATGTCATGATGAGACTGAACCTGCAGCTCACCATGGgaaccttctctctctctttatttggTCTGATGGGTGTAGCTTTTGGAATGAATTTAGAATCTTCTTTTGAAGAG gACCCGCGTGTGTTTTGGTTGGTGACCGGGTTCATGTTCCTGGGCAGTGGACTCATCTGGAGAAGACTTCTCTCTTTTCTGGGGCGGCATTTAGAACCCAGCTCTCCACCTCCT attcCCCCCGTTTGGAGGAAAACTCAAATCGGCACCTTAAAAGCGACAGACATTAAACCTGGACTTAGATGA